From Thermotoga sp. Mc24, the proteins below share one genomic window:
- a CDS encoding FAD-dependent oxidoreductase — translation MRYDVVVVGGGPAGLVAAFTTKRFFGDKKILVVKKTEKEMVPCGIPYIFHTLGSVENDYMGIEDRFKGAGIDLLIDEVVDGNPDEKKLFTKSGKEISYDKLIIATGSSPNTPKIPGVDLKGVFTVPKEADYLKLLHEKVKDANDVVIIGGGFIGVEVADEIKKSGKNVTLVEIMDSLLPVSFDPDFGELARKELESDNVKVLTGRKVTEILGTEKVEGVKLDSGETIPADVVVLATGYKPNSELARKLGLKVTELGFIETDEYMRTSKPDIFAAGDCVQHKDFLTGKPSRLMLASAAVFDARIAASNLYGLKVIRTNKGSLNAYSTVIGSKAFGSVGITERIAKEEGFEVVVGKAEAPDRHPGKFEDTSKLVVKLIFSEDSKILLGAQVCGGKSVGEIVNLISLGIQKGITANDLFTMQIGTHPLLTSAPTVYPLAKAAEMVL, via the coding sequence ATGAGGTACGATGTTGTAGTTGTTGGAGGTGGACCAGCCGGTCTTGTGGCGGCATTCACCACAAAAAGATTCTTTGGAGACAAAAAAATTCTTGTTGTCAAGAAGACCGAGAAAGAAATGGTACCCTGTGGAATACCGTACATCTTTCACACTCTCGGCAGTGTGGAAAACGACTACATGGGAATTGAAGACCGCTTCAAAGGTGCAGGCATAGATCTTCTGATAGACGAAGTTGTCGATGGAAACCCAGATGAAAAGAAGCTTTTCACGAAGAGCGGAAAAGAGATTTCTTACGACAAGCTCATCATCGCAACTGGATCTTCACCGAACACACCGAAGATCCCAGGTGTGGATCTAAAAGGCGTGTTCACCGTTCCAAAAGAGGCCGACTATCTCAAACTACTGCACGAGAAAGTGAAGGATGCCAACGATGTGGTCATCATCGGGGGCGGTTTCATAGGTGTTGAAGTGGCTGACGAGATCAAAAAGTCCGGGAAGAACGTCACCCTCGTGGAAATAATGGACAGCCTCCTTCCCGTGTCGTTCGACCCGGATTTTGGAGAACTCGCGAGAAAGGAACTCGAATCGGACAACGTCAAAGTCCTCACAGGAAGAAAAGTAACAGAGATCCTCGGAACGGAAAAAGTGGAGGGAGTAAAGCTGGACAGCGGAGAAACGATCCCGGCCGATGTGGTCGTGCTCGCAACGGGTTACAAACCGAATTCTGAACTCGCCAGAAAACTCGGACTCAAGGTGACAGAACTCGGCTTCATAGAAACGGATGAGTACATGAGAACTTCAAAACCTGATATCTTCGCTGCAGGCGACTGCGTACAGCACAAAGACTTCCTCACTGGAAAGCCTTCCAGACTTATGCTTGCCTCCGCTGCTGTTTTTGATGCCAGAATTGCAGCGTCCAACCTGTACGGTCTGAAGGTGATCAGAACGAACAAGGGTTCTCTGAACGCGTACTCGACCGTCATAGGAAGCAAGGCCTTCGGCTCTGTGGGAATAACGGAGAGAATAGCGAAGGAAGAAGGATTCGAAGTTGTCGTTGGAAAGGCAGAGGCACCAGACAGACATCCTGGAAAGTTCGAAGATACCTCAAAACTCGTGGTGAAACTCATCTTCTCGGAAGACAGCAAGATCCTGCTCGGTGCGCAGGTGTGCGGTGGAAAGAGCGTCGGTGAGATAGTGAACCTAATAAGCCTCGGCATACAGAAAGGCATCACAGCCAACGATCTGTTCACCATGCAAATCGGGACCCATCCACTTCTCACATCCGCTCCAACGGTGTATCCATTGGCAAAAGCGGCTGAAATGGTATTATAA
- a CDS encoding carboxymuconolactone decarboxylase family protein produces MAAKEKLEQIQKQLQEIIGKAPEIGKFAEYVHMAESTKALDTKTKELISLGIAVAVRCEPCIVWHTGAAVKAGATEEEILDTIKVAVCMGGGPALMYGLKAYEIALEFLGK; encoded by the coding sequence ATGGCAGCGAAAGAAAAGCTGGAACAGATTCAGAAGCAACTTCAGGAGATCATCGGAAAGGCACCTGAGATCGGAAAGTTCGCAGAATACGTTCACATGGCTGAAAGCACAAAAGCACTCGACACAAAAACGAAGGAACTCATATCTCTTGGAATAGCTGTGGCAGTGAGATGTGAACCGTGTATCGTCTGGCATACGGGAGCCGCAGTGAAAGCGGGAGCGACAGAAGAAGAGATCCTCGACACAATCAAAGTGGCAGTCTGTATGGGCGGTGGTCCTGCACTCATGTATGGTTTGAAGGCATACGAAATCGCCCTCGAATTCCTCGGAAAATGA
- the lpdA gene encoding dihydrolipoyl dehydrogenase produces the protein MYDAVIIGGGPGGYVCAIKLVQLGKKVALVEKDALGGTCTNRGCIPTKAMLTVSHLMDEMKEKASKYGLKVSGVEYDVDTIMKHVQKSVMMSRKGIEYLLNKNGVEVFKGTAVVENKNTVVVQETGEKLEAKNLVLAHGSVPSVFSPFDIDGVWTSDDVFNLKEFPKSLVIIGGGVIGVEFATFFGSFGVDVTIVEIAEHILPYEDSDVAEEVKKALKRKGVKILEKTKVSSLSKVDDGFEVALENGETLKAEKVLLAAGRKPNIPEDVKALGVKIEKGVVTDSRMRTNVENVYAIGDIRSGIMLAHVAMYEGIVAAKNIAGEEEEMDYSAVPSIIFSSPEVASVGVREKDVNPEEVVISKFPVSANGRARTMLENIGFAKVIADKKDRTVLGMSIVSPSATDMIMEGVIAVKFRMKAEDLEKAIHPHPTLTETILGALEGVSGKPIHL, from the coding sequence ATGTACGATGCGGTAATCATAGGAGGAGGACCCGGAGGTTACGTCTGCGCCATAAAACTTGTACAGCTTGGAAAGAAGGTCGCACTTGTCGAAAAAGATGCCCTCGGGGGAACCTGTACCAACAGGGGATGCATTCCAACGAAGGCGATGCTCACAGTCTCTCATCTCATGGATGAAATGAAAGAGAAAGCTTCAAAGTACGGCTTGAAAGTCTCAGGAGTCGAATACGACGTTGATACCATAATGAAACACGTTCAAAAGAGTGTGATGATGTCAAGAAAGGGAATAGAGTATCTGTTGAACAAGAACGGAGTTGAAGTCTTCAAAGGAACGGCCGTCGTGGAAAACAAGAACACGGTTGTCGTCCAAGAAACGGGAGAGAAACTGGAAGCAAAGAATCTTGTCCTCGCACACGGATCCGTTCCCTCCGTTTTTTCTCCCTTCGATATCGACGGAGTCTGGACGAGTGATGACGTGTTCAATTTGAAAGAATTTCCAAAGTCGCTTGTGATAATAGGCGGTGGTGTCATAGGTGTTGAATTCGCAACGTTCTTCGGTTCTTTCGGTGTGGATGTGACGATCGTGGAGATCGCAGAACACATCCTCCCTTACGAAGATTCGGATGTGGCAGAAGAAGTGAAAAAGGCCCTCAAAAGGAAAGGTGTTAAGATCCTGGAAAAAACAAAAGTTTCCTCCCTGAGCAAAGTCGATGACGGCTTTGAAGTCGCACTCGAAAATGGAGAAACCCTGAAGGCAGAAAAGGTCCTGCTCGCCGCAGGAAGAAAGCCCAACATACCGGAGGACGTGAAGGCTCTCGGAGTGAAGATAGAAAAAGGAGTCGTCACTGATAGCAGGATGAGAACGAACGTGGAAAACGTTTACGCGATAGGAGATATCAGAAGTGGAATCATGCTCGCTCATGTGGCCATGTACGAGGGAATAGTCGCTGCAAAGAACATCGCGGGAGAAGAGGAAGAAATGGATTACTCGGCCGTTCCGAGTATCATCTTCTCCTCTCCGGAAGTGGCATCTGTCGGTGTGAGAGAAAAAGACGTGAACCCCGAAGAAGTTGTGATCTCCAAGTTCCCGGTTTCTGCAAACGGAAGGGCAAGAACGATGCTTGAAAACATAGGGTTTGCCAAGGTCATAGCGGACAAGAAGGATAGAACAGTTCTCGGCATGAGCATCGTTTCACCATCGGCTACCGATATGATCATGGAAGGTGTCATAGCCGTGAAGTTCAGAATGAAAGCGGAAGATCTGGAGAAAGCCATTCACCCGCATCCAACGCTGACAGAAACCATCCTCGGGGCTCTTGAAGGGGTCTCAGGAAAACCCATTCATCTGTGA
- a CDS encoding endonuclease III domain-containing protein, with the protein MRLTELYRKLLEIHGSVGKWWPGTPEEIAITAILTQNTNWKNVERVMENIKNAVKGNNLLKELDSLPEEKVAELIRPAGFFNIKTKRLKALLKFLKEYNYNLSRLRDLPTHILRERLLKIKGIGKETADAILLYALEKPIFVVDSYTRRLLKRIFNIELNDYDEVQRLFMTHYPEDVRLYQEFHGLIVEHAKKFCSKTPKCGVCPLKKECCHVSQMNGFS; encoded by the coding sequence ATGAGACTGACAGAACTCTACAGAAAGTTACTGGAAATACACGGATCGGTTGGGAAATGGTGGCCCGGAACACCTGAGGAAATCGCAATAACTGCCATCCTCACCCAGAACACGAACTGGAAGAACGTTGAACGTGTCATGGAAAACATCAAAAACGCAGTCAAAGGAAACAACCTGCTGAAAGAACTGGATTCTCTTCCCGAGGAGAAAGTAGCAGAGCTCATAAGACCAGCGGGGTTCTTCAACATCAAAACAAAGCGCCTCAAGGCACTGTTGAAATTTCTCAAAGAATACAACTACAATCTATCTCGTCTGAGAGATCTTCCAACACATATTTTACGAGAAAGACTCCTCAAAATAAAAGGCATCGGCAAAGAAACCGCCGATGCCATTCTGCTCTACGCCTTGGAAAAACCGATTTTCGTCGTTGACAGCTACACAAGAAGACTTTTGAAGAGAATCTTCAACATCGAACTGAACGACTACGACGAAGTGCAAAGGCTTTTCATGACTCACTATCCAGAGGATGTTCGTCTTTACCAGGAGTTTCACGGGCTTATCGTGGAACACGCGAAAAAATTTTGCAGCAAAACTCCGAAGTGCGGTGTCTGCCCTTTAAAGAAAGAGTGCTGCCATGTATCACAGATGAATGGGTTTTCCTGA
- a CDS encoding nitroreductase family protein has product MSIIYRRRSIRKYQKKDVPDELVKEIIRAAMHAPSACNQQPWHFVVIRNEETKKKIAEIHPHAQMSAEAPVVILVCGDPTLEKCKGYWVQDCSAAVENLLLRATELGLGAVWCGVHPREERVKAFRELLGIPEHVVPFAIVPVGYPAEQPAQVDRFKPERIHYEKW; this is encoded by the coding sequence ATGAGCATCATCTACAGGAGAAGGAGTATCAGAAAGTATCAGAAAAAGGATGTTCCGGACGAGCTGGTGAAAGAGATCATCCGTGCCGCCATGCACGCTCCTTCTGCGTGCAATCAACAACCGTGGCATTTCGTTGTTATCAGAAACGAAGAAACAAAAAAGAAAATCGCGGAGATCCACCCTCATGCACAAATGTCTGCAGAGGCGCCCGTTGTAATCCTTGTCTGTGGAGATCCCACACTTGAAAAATGCAAAGGCTACTGGGTCCAAGACTGCTCTGCCGCCGTGGAGAACCTTCTTCTGAGAGCGACAGAACTCGGTCTTGGAGCCGTGTGGTGTGGAGTTCATCCAAGAGAGGAAAGAGTGAAAGCCTTCAGAGAGCTTCTTGGAATACCCGAACATGTCGTTCCTTTCGCCATTGTTCCTGTGGGATACCCCGCAGAGCAACCTGCCCAGGTGGACAGGTTCAAACCAGAAAGGATACATTACGAAAAGTGGTGA
- the nrdG gene encoding anaerobic ribonucleoside-triphosphate reductase activating protein: MNRIGTFRDHPDLYGVSVYFQGCDAKPKCYMCHNPETWHLSEEYKRPAEVVTKIIDEKLSSLLKYFPKVTLVFLGGEPLAPYNREETLSLSKMFKEKYGERLTVVLFTWRLPKDIVKENLLKYVQYVDEFVMGRYLHAYRQDGFPASKNQIHIDRRTFERMIEAMLRREHHEGSVFVRKRI, encoded by the coding sequence GTGAACCGAATAGGAACTTTCCGGGATCATCCAGATCTCTATGGGGTGTCGGTTTACTTCCAGGGGTGCGATGCGAAACCAAAGTGCTACATGTGCCACAATCCAGAAACATGGCATCTTTCAGAAGAATACAAAAGACCCGCAGAGGTTGTGACAAAGATCATCGATGAAAAACTCTCAAGCCTTTTGAAATACTTTCCAAAGGTCACCCTCGTCTTTCTCGGGGGAGAACCCCTCGCACCGTACAACAGAGAAGAGACGCTTTCTCTTTCGAAGATGTTCAAGGAAAAGTACGGAGAACGCTTGACGGTAGTGCTGTTCACCTGGAGGCTTCCGAAGGACATCGTAAAAGAGAACCTTCTCAAGTACGTTCAATACGTGGATGAGTTTGTCATGGGAAGGTACCTCCACGCTTATCGTCAAGATGGATTTCCAGCTTCTAAAAACCAGATTCATATTGACAGGAGAACTTTTGAGAGAATGATAGAAGCAATGTTGAGGAGGGAACACCATGAAGGTTCAGTATTCGTTCGAAAGAGAATTTGA
- a CDS encoding anaerobic ribonucleoside-triphosphate reductase yields the protein MKVQYSFEREFEELMSDLLSKYGYEMFQMDGLGDQLDVVKFTEDFVRRGIIESTIDANANVRVTNISTYFIEISKPHTYLYSLYRIWQKMKEMFGKEVADEFVEAQINGAVYLHDRHHAALMPYCFAYTLQPIVEKGLPFIKTIKSEPAKHLSTFIQHVIQFVMFASNQSSGAVGLPDFFVWMWYFVKKDLEEGIIPRDKLDWYIEQHFQILTYSLNQPIRTTQSPYTNFTYLDRNYIKAIFEGERYPDGSLITDHVEDIIALQKHYWEWVSKERERQMFTFPVLTASLLYRDGKFLDEDSARFINKINMKWQDTNWYISDSIDAVASCCRLTSSTQTLKKFSLSSEEEEKLKGRMNSIGGSDLNIGSFKVITMNLPRIALESGGDREKYLQILRHRVQLIKKALAAVREIIKERISEGLLPLYENGLMLLNRQYGTIGVTGVWESASIMGLTTEDIDGLKYTEEGEVFVDNVLDTIREEAEKGYHEYGFTFNIEQVPAEKAAVTLAQKDRFLFGEKQPFEIYSNQWVPLMANTDVLNRIRYSGKWDKKVSGGAILHINLGESFKTEEESFNMVKMIADMGVMYFAFNTKISVCEDGHAFYGERCPACGKAKVDEYMRIVGYLVPVSAFNKERREIEYPRRQFYDSLTIRR from the coding sequence ATGAAGGTTCAGTATTCGTTCGAAAGAGAATTTGAAGAACTGATGAGTGATCTTCTTTCCAAGTACGGTTATGAGATGTTCCAGATGGACGGCCTCGGCGACCAGCTCGATGTGGTAAAGTTCACAGAAGACTTCGTGAGACGGGGAATCATCGAGTCCACGATCGACGCAAACGCGAACGTCAGGGTCACAAACATCAGTACTTACTTCATCGAGATATCTAAGCCGCACACGTACCTCTACTCGCTGTACAGGATCTGGCAAAAGATGAAGGAGATGTTCGGAAAAGAGGTCGCAGACGAGTTTGTTGAAGCGCAGATAAACGGTGCCGTCTATCTTCACGACAGACACCACGCAGCTCTCATGCCTTACTGTTTCGCCTACACCCTGCAGCCCATAGTGGAGAAGGGGCTTCCGTTCATAAAAACCATAAAATCCGAGCCCGCAAAGCACCTGTCCACATTCATTCAGCATGTCATTCAGTTCGTGATGTTCGCGTCCAACCAAAGCTCTGGTGCGGTTGGACTTCCTGACTTTTTCGTCTGGATGTGGTACTTCGTCAAGAAAGACCTCGAGGAAGGAATTATTCCTCGCGACAAACTCGACTGGTACATAGAACAGCATTTCCAGATACTCACCTACTCGCTGAACCAGCCCATCAGAACAACGCAGTCTCCGTACACGAACTTCACGTACCTCGACAGAAACTACATAAAAGCGATTTTCGAAGGGGAAAGATACCCAGATGGTTCTTTGATCACAGACCACGTGGAAGACATCATCGCTCTGCAGAAACACTACTGGGAGTGGGTGTCAAAGGAAAGAGAGCGCCAGATGTTCACTTTCCCTGTACTCACAGCAAGCCTTCTCTATAGAGACGGCAAGTTCCTCGACGAGGACAGCGCTCGCTTCATAAACAAAATCAACATGAAGTGGCAGGACACGAACTGGTACATCTCCGACTCAATAGACGCTGTGGCGTCCTGCTGCAGGCTCACATCGTCTACTCAAACTCTGAAGAAGTTCTCACTCTCGAGCGAAGAAGAAGAAAAACTGAAAGGAAGGATGAACTCTATCGGTGGATCGGACCTGAACATCGGATCCTTCAAAGTGATCACGATGAACCTTCCAAGAATCGCTCTTGAAAGCGGCGGAGACAGAGAAAAGTATCTTCAGATTCTCAGGCACCGCGTTCAGCTCATCAAAAAAGCCCTCGCCGCAGTCAGGGAGATCATAAAAGAGAGAATATCCGAAGGACTTCTTCCTCTCTACGAAAACGGTCTAATGCTTTTGAACAGACAGTACGGAACCATCGGTGTCACTGGTGTCTGGGAGAGCGCCTCGATCATGGGATTGACCACGGAAGACATCGACGGTCTGAAGTACACAGAAGAAGGAGAAGTGTTCGTAGACAACGTTTTGGACACCATCCGAGAAGAAGCGGAAAAGGGATACCATGAGTACGGCTTCACCTTCAACATAGAACAGGTACCCGCAGAGAAAGCGGCTGTGACTCTTGCTCAGAAAGACAGATTTCTCTTCGGTGAGAAACAGCCGTTCGAGATCTACTCCAACCAGTGGGTGCCTCTCATGGCGAACACGGATGTTCTCAACAGAATCCGCTACTCCGGAAAATGGGACAAAAAGGTGAGTGGAGGAGCGATTCTGCATATCAACCTCGGAGAATCTTTCAAGACGGAGGAAGAATCCTTCAACATGGTGAAAATGATCGCGGACATGGGTGTAATGTACTTTGCGTTCAACACGAAGATCAGCGTGTGTGAGGATGGACACGCGTTCTACGGGGAGAGATGCCCGGCCTGCGGAAAAGCCAAAGTAGATGAATACATGAGAATCGTAGGGTATCTCGTTCCGGTTTCCGCTTTCAACAAAGAAAGAAGAGAAATAGAGTATCCCAGAAGACAGTTCTACGATTCGCTGACAATCAGAAGGTGA
- a CDS encoding nitroreductase family protein gives MRVRHFELLTDEGKTFTHVDLYGKYTILFFFPKAGTSGCTREAVEFSKENFEKAQVVGISRDSVEALKRFKEKNDLKVTLLSDPEGILHEFFNVLENGKTVRSTFLIDRWGFVRKEWRRVKVEGHVQEVREALDRLIEEDLPLNKHIEWRRARRALKKDRVPREELELLIKAAHLAPSCMNNQPWRFVVVDEEELLKKIHEALPGGNYWMKNAPALIAVHSKKDFDCALPDNRDYFLFDTGLAVGNILVQATQMGLVAHPVAGYDPVKVKEILKIPEDHVLITLIAVGYLGDESELSEKHRELERSERVRKELSEIVRWNL, from the coding sequence ATGAGGGTGAGGCACTTTGAACTCCTCACAGACGAAGGGAAAACTTTTACTCACGTTGATCTTTACGGAAAGTACACCATCCTCTTCTTTTTCCCTAAGGCAGGAACGAGCGGCTGCACGAGAGAAGCCGTCGAATTCTCCAAGGAAAACTTCGAGAAGGCCCAGGTAGTGGGGATCTCCAGAGACAGTGTTGAAGCATTGAAGAGATTCAAAGAAAAGAACGATCTCAAAGTGACTCTCCTTTCAGATCCAGAAGGAATTCTCCATGAGTTTTTCAACGTTTTGGAAAACGGAAAAACAGTTCGATCCACCTTCTTGATAGACAGATGGGGCTTTGTGAGGAAAGAATGGAGAAGAGTGAAGGTCGAAGGACATGTTCAGGAAGTGAGAGAAGCTTTAGATCGACTGATAGAAGAAGACCTTCCACTGAACAAACACATAGAGTGGAGAAGGGCAAGGAGAGCGTTGAAAAAAGACAGAGTACCGAGAGAGGAGTTAGAACTTCTCATAAAAGCAGCTCATCTTGCTCCTTCGTGCATGAACAACCAGCCGTGGAGGTTCGTGGTAGTGGATGAAGAGGAACTCCTCAAAAAGATACACGAAGCACTTCCCGGTGGAAACTACTGGATGAAGAACGCACCCGCTTTGATAGCGGTTCATTCGAAAAAAGACTTCGATTGTGCACTTCCAGATAACAGAGATTACTTCCTGTTCGACACTGGGCTTGCCGTGGGAAACATTCTTGTTCAAGCAACACAAATGGGCCTTGTGGCTCATCCCGTTGCAGGCTACGATCCTGTGAAGGTCAAAGAGATCCTGAAAATCCCTGAAGATCACGTGCTGATAACCTTGATCGCTGTAGGATACCTGGGAGACGAAAGTGAGCTTTCCGAGAAACACAGGGAGCTGGAACGCTCAGAAAGGGTGAGAAAAGAGCTCTCCGAGATCGTCAGGTGGAACCTTTAG
- a CDS encoding ABC transporter permease → MSEFLALFSAMWKESWRDKISTFFSIAFPVMFLLIFGFLFGGSGNSVKTAVVTVDYDLSDFGDVYTSLEELKGYYHEVAVVEKERIIFIRNTTDEYYQSLLDSWEISLKNKVTRLLNGLNPVIMVKKEVLKAARELTSFDYTLTGVIAVSLLSIGLFGTVDVFSRYRERGFLKRLKATPVGNFSFVFGLISARMFYGILSTALIMLLGTLIFKASYELNVFLFLISVVSSVLSFIVLGALISILFKKSDVATNVAVILFTIMMFLTGVYFPVSFLPDYLRVVSLFLPVKYGVELIRYSLGFEIFPFSRYLITAVIMFLAGLMFVFYTASLVLRKED, encoded by the coding sequence TTGAGTGAGTTTTTGGCTCTGTTCTCTGCTATGTGGAAAGAATCGTGGAGGGATAAAATTTCCACTTTTTTCAGCATTGCTTTTCCCGTCATGTTTCTTCTGATTTTTGGTTTTCTTTTTGGCGGTTCCGGCAATTCTGTGAAAACAGCAGTTGTGACCGTCGATTACGATCTTTCGGATTTTGGAGATGTTTACACCTCGCTCGAGGAGTTGAAGGGCTACTACCACGAAGTGGCGGTGGTGGAGAAAGAAAGAATCATCTTTATAAGAAACACAACGGACGAATACTATCAATCGCTTCTCGACTCCTGGGAGATCTCCCTCAAAAACAAGGTCACAAGGCTCCTCAACGGTCTGAATCCCGTCATCATGGTGAAAAAAGAAGTTCTGAAAGCCGCAAGAGAGCTCACATCTTTCGATTACACCCTCACGGGTGTGATCGCCGTATCTCTACTCTCGATCGGGCTCTTTGGAACCGTGGACGTGTTCTCCCGCTATCGTGAAAGAGGCTTTTTGAAGAGGCTCAAAGCAACTCCCGTTGGAAACTTTTCCTTTGTCTTTGGTCTCATCTCAGCGAGGATGTTCTACGGAATTTTGAGCACCGCTCTCATAATGCTGCTGGGAACTTTGATCTTTAAAGCAAGCTACGAACTGAACGTGTTCCTCTTTTTGATATCCGTCGTCAGTTCTGTTCTATCCTTCATCGTGCTTGGAGCTTTGATATCAATTCTGTTCAAGAAATCCGATGTGGCAACGAATGTTGCTGTGATTCTCTTCACCATTATGATGTTTCTAACAGGTGTTTATTTTCCGGTCTCGTTCCTCCCTGATTATCTGAGAGTTGTCTCACTCTTTCTTCCAGTGAAGTACGGTGTGGAACTCATCAGGTACTCATTGGGCTTTGAGATATTTCCGTTCAGCAGGTACCTTATCACCGCAGTGATCATGTTCTTAGCTGGTCTTATGTTTGTCTTTTACACCGCATCACTCGTTCTGAGAAAAGAGGACTAA
- a CDS encoding ABC transporter permease, with product MRHLVVSILKNDYFRTKSVLFWNFLFPILLYLILVSIFGDMSSNMNLRIGLVGESSLVESVFSHLPSGIEIIRTQNPERDLKYGKIDVCVILPENFDNLFTKAIIFSKTKISVPVEITILYAPERQESIVLANVVSNILESLDLQLRKVKEVEVEYRKKERQAINYSHYILPAVLLVGVMSVGLFTVPYQLALYREQGILKRILASPLRGHHYFFSIVVCGLFAMSITSASVTLFARFVYGVEFPINVSFLGGVLLSFLTFLSVSLLMVSLFKTFSALRAASQVFNQVFMFLGGFYFDVSGIPWPIKAVVLGNPATYLVDYLRGSFGYRTIYSNHFLVPIVWIVLSFVLFFFELEEGDDG from the coding sequence ATGAGGCATCTTGTTGTTTCCATTCTGAAAAACGATTACTTCAGAACTAAGAGCGTTCTTTTTTGGAATTTCCTTTTTCCAATACTCCTCTATCTCATTCTCGTATCCATCTTCGGAGATATGTCTTCTAACATGAACCTGAGGATAGGACTTGTGGGAGAGAGTAGTTTGGTAGAGAGTGTGTTCAGCCATCTCCCATCCGGTATCGAGATCATCAGAACACAGAACCCTGAAAGAGACCTCAAATACGGAAAGATCGATGTTTGTGTGATTCTACCGGAGAACTTCGACAATCTCTTCACAAAAGCTATCATCTTTTCCAAAACGAAGATCTCTGTTCCTGTGGAGATCACCATTCTCTACGCTCCGGAGAGGCAGGAATCCATTGTCCTTGCGAACGTTGTTTCTAACATACTCGAGTCGCTCGACCTTCAACTAAGAAAGGTAAAGGAGGTAGAAGTGGAGTACAGAAAAAAAGAAAGGCAGGCTATCAATTACTCTCACTACATTCTTCCTGCCGTTCTTCTTGTGGGTGTGATGTCCGTCGGCCTCTTCACTGTTCCGTATCAGCTCGCTCTCTACAGAGAGCAGGGAATTTTGAAAAGAATTCTTGCTTCTCCACTGAGAGGTCATCACTACTTTTTCTCCATAGTCGTCTGCGGACTTTTTGCCATGTCCATCACTTCCGCTTCTGTGACGCTCTTTGCACGTTTTGTGTACGGAGTAGAGTTCCCCATCAATGTATCCTTCTTAGGCGGTGTGCTTCTTTCCTTTCTTACGTTTCTGAGTGTGTCTCTGCTCATGGTGTCTCTGTTCAAAACCTTCTCCGCTTTGAGAGCAGCTTCGCAGGTGTTCAACCAGGTGTTCATGTTCCTCGGAGGTTTTTACTTCGATGTCTCCGGAATTCCTTGGCCGATCAAAGCGGTTGTTCTTGGAAATCCTGCAACCTACTTGGTGGATTATCTGAGGGGATCTTTCGGATACAGAACGATTTACTCGAATCACTTTTTAGTGCCGATCGTGTGGATAGTACTCTCTTTCGTTCTCTTTTTTTTTGAACTGGAGGAGGGTGATGATGGTTGA
- a CDS encoding ABC transporter ATP-binding protein: MVVLHSKGGFFLEILKVVDLKKHYGDVKAVDGISFTVERGTVFSFLGPNGAGKTTTVEILESLRKKDSGEIYYFGERKDVLDRETKRKIGVCLQKSAFFENLTVWETLKLFRGLYGTGLDLKEVMGLFSLENIEKKMVKTLSGGQLQRLAVAVAFINDPEIVFLDEPTTGLDPQARRQIWDTIEHFKNLGKTIFLTTHYMEEAERLSDHVCIIDHGKIIAEGTPSSLISSSGLKTVVEFDCDQDVNVRYLEKKENHYVVETDAPEELIKDLLKNWNVSNIVIRKPNLEDVFLKLTGRDLRE; the protein is encoded by the coding sequence ATGGTAGTATTACATTCAAAGGGGGGATTTTTTCTGGAGATTTTGAAAGTCGTTGATCTGAAGAAACACTACGGTGACGTGAAGGCCGTGGACGGGATAAGTTTCACCGTGGAGCGTGGAACTGTTTTCTCCTTCCTTGGACCCAACGGTGCGGGAAAAACCACGACCGTTGAGATACTCGAAAGTCTCAGAAAGAAAGACTCCGGGGAGATCTACTATTTCGGTGAGAGAAAGGATGTCTTAGATAGAGAAACGAAGAGAAAAATTGGTGTGTGTCTCCAGAAAAGTGCCTTTTTTGAAAACCTCACCGTTTGGGAAACCCTCAAATTGTTCCGCGGGCTGTACGGAACGGGATTGGATCTCAAAGAAGTGATGGGATTGTTTTCTCTTGAAAACATAGAGAAAAAAATGGTGAAAACACTCTCTGGGGGCCAGCTTCAGAGACTCGCAGTGGCTGTGGCGTTCATCAACGATCCGGAGATTGTTTTCCTCGACGAACCAACGACAGGTCTTGACCCACAGGCGAGAAGGCAGATATGGGACACCATAGAACACTTCAAAAATCTTGGAAAGACCATCTTTCTCACCACCCATTACATGGAAGAGGCAGAGAGACTATCTGACCACGTCTGCATCATAGACCACGGGAAGATCATAGCAGAAGGGACTCCTTCCTCTCTCATAAGCTCTTCCGGGCTGAAAACCGTCGTCGAGTTTGACTGTGATCAGGACGTGAACGTGAGATACTTGGAGAAAAAAGAGAACCACTACGTTGTGGAAACTGATGCCCCAGAAGAACTCATAAAAGATCTCCTGAAAAATTGGAACGTTTCAAACATCGTGATAAGAAAACCGAATCTTGAAGATGTTTTCCTGAAGCTCACAGGCAGGGATCTCAGAGAATGA